A region of Halalkaliarchaeum desulfuricum DNA encodes the following proteins:
- a CDS encoding ABC transporter permease, translating into MTDEATGASVDERIQSQGDGSPPAGRRSLTAPIAAIAARELRSTMRSTGGLLFAAALSVAIVGVAYAGGGYRSSYLATSVDLLAALEVLLPVVAVAFGYRTLLSDARSGELDVLLTYPVAAWQHVLGAYLGRAIPLSAVVLVPFLAVAGLVSVSTAPEASVFATHAGADSPILFARLAALSLLYALVALSVGVAVSAVATSARVGIALSVGAVVGIVLVADLAIVGGLASGAIGGESIHATLALSPASAFRGLVFETVISVAGGAGPETASTTASLTGLSAWLVGSLAVAVVALRLR; encoded by the coding sequence GTGACCGACGAGGCTACTGGAGCCTCCGTTGATGAACGTATCCAGAGCCAGGGAGACGGGTCGCCGCCGGCAGGTCGCCGGAGCCTGACGGCACCGATCGCGGCGATCGCCGCACGCGAGCTCCGATCGACGATGCGCAGCACCGGCGGCCTCCTGTTTGCCGCGGCGCTTTCGGTCGCGATCGTCGGCGTGGCGTACGCCGGCGGCGGCTATCGGTCGAGCTATCTGGCGACGAGCGTGGACCTCCTTGCGGCGCTGGAGGTGTTGTTGCCGGTTGTGGCGGTGGCGTTCGGCTACCGGACGCTGCTTTCTGACGCACGAAGCGGCGAGCTCGACGTGCTGTTGACGTATCCGGTCGCCGCCTGGCAACACGTTCTCGGCGCGTATCTTGGGCGGGCGATCCCGCTTTCGGCGGTGGTGCTCGTTCCGTTCCTGGCCGTCGCCGGACTGGTGTCGGTGTCGACGGCGCCGGAGGCATCGGTGTTCGCGACCCACGCGGGGGCCGATTCGCCGATCCTTTTCGCGCGGCTCGCCGCGTTGAGCCTGTTGTACGCGCTCGTCGCGCTTTCGGTCGGCGTCGCGGTGTCGGCGGTGGCGACCTCGGCCCGTGTCGGAATCGCGCTGTCGGTCGGTGCCGTCGTCGGGATCGTTCTGGTCGCCGACCTCGCTATCGTCGGCGGCCTCGCGAGCGGAGCCATCGGGGGAGAGTCGATCCACGCCACGCTGGCGCTGTCCCCCGCGAGCGCGTTCCGTGGGCTGGTGTTCGAGACCGTTATCTCCGTTGCCGGCGGGGCTGGGCCGGAGACGGCGTCGACGACGGCGAGCCTCACCGGACTCTCGGCCTGGCTCGTCGGCTCTCTCGCCGTGGCGGTGGTGGCACTCCGACTCCGATAA
- the hmgB gene encoding hydroxymethylglutaryl-CoA synthase, with the protein MTAVGIDAIEIWSGNLKLDLPETFASVKGEDPDKYRKGLGLEASSFPDVYEDIVTMGANASKRLMERKGLEPDDIGRIDVATESAFDHSKPVSTYIAGCLEQVFEDDFRHANKGERKFACVSGTQAVDDAYNWIRAGRNRDRAALVVATDTALYERGDPGEATQGAGAVAMLIDEDPDVLGLSDEQGFGSMDETDFLKPNQQFPSVDGKRSVQVYLSRMREALEDYESVAGRVYEEDFAYAPFHTPFPGMVRKAGLLAYRHITRNTDIEDQLAEEIGRQPREEEYDSHDEYEEAIREYMDALKGTERYRSWYADVIEPTLTISSQVGNWYTGSVHIARASALMTAADEDRNFEGESLLVASYGSGAQAEIHAETIQSGWKEEIEAIDIDQQLENRYDLTFEEYEQIHNVHDLDKDVEVDAFTQPEGEFAFTGWGRMNERKYEYVE; encoded by the coding sequence ATGACAGCCGTCGGCATCGATGCCATCGAGATCTGGAGCGGCAACCTCAAACTCGACTTACCCGAGACGTTCGCGTCGGTGAAGGGGGAGGACCCCGACAAGTATCGCAAAGGGCTGGGCCTGGAAGCATCCTCGTTCCCCGACGTGTACGAGGACATCGTCACGATGGGGGCGAACGCCTCGAAGCGGCTGATGGAGCGGAAGGGCCTGGAGCCGGACGACATCGGCCGGATCGACGTCGCGACCGAGTCGGCGTTCGACCACTCCAAGCCGGTGTCGACGTACATCGCCGGCTGCCTCGAACAGGTGTTCGAGGACGACTTCCGGCACGCCAACAAGGGCGAGCGGAAGTTCGCGTGCGTTTCGGGCACACAGGCGGTCGACGACGCGTACAACTGGATCCGGGCGGGCCGCAACCGGGATCGGGCCGCGCTCGTGGTCGCTACCGACACCGCGCTGTACGAACGGGGCGATCCCGGCGAGGCGACACAGGGTGCGGGCGCGGTCGCGATGCTGATCGACGAGGACCCGGACGTCCTCGGGCTTTCAGACGAACAGGGGTTCGGAAGCATGGACGAGACTGACTTCCTGAAACCGAACCAGCAGTTCCCGAGCGTCGACGGCAAGCGATCGGTCCAGGTGTACCTCTCCCGGATGCGGGAGGCGCTGGAGGACTACGAGTCCGTCGCCGGACGCGTCTACGAGGAGGACTTCGCGTATGCGCCGTTCCACACGCCGTTCCCGGGGATGGTTCGCAAGGCCGGCCTGCTGGCGTATCGTCACATCACCCGCAACACGGATATCGAAGACCAACTCGCCGAGGAGATCGGCCGCCAACCCCGCGAGGAGGAGTACGACTCCCACGACGAGTACGAGGAGGCCATTCGCGAGTACATGGACGCGTTGAAGGGCACCGAGCGGTACCGGAGCTGGTACGCCGACGTCATCGAACCCACCCTCACGATCTCCTCGCAGGTGGGCAACTGGTACACCGGATCCGTCCACATCGCCCGCGCAAGTGCCCTGATGACCGCTGCCGACGAGGACCGGAACTTCGAGGGCGAGAGCCTGCTGGTCGCATCCTACGGGTCGGGCGCCCAGGCGGAGATCCACGCGGAGACGATCCAGTCCGGCTGGAAGGAGGAGATCGAGGCGATCGACATCGACCAGCAGCTCGAGAACCGCTACGATCTGACGTTCGAGGAGTACGAACAGATCCACAACGTCCACGACCTCGACAAGGACGTCGAGGTCGACGCGTTCACTCAGCCGGAGGGCGAGTTCGCCTTCACCGGCTGGGGGCGGATGAACGAGCGCAAGTACGAGTACGTCGAGTGA
- a CDS encoding dipeptidase produces MGEDTVGYRVVDGHNDVLLRVYEELLEGSEDEPAIPGGDVGSFLEGRDGHVDLPRALDGGLAAGFFAAFVSNDLDPDSLDLSAVDFDAGDVPPPVDPAVAARATRAQLALLSRWAAADDRFRIVDSIADFDACLAGDCVGAIPHVEGAGGIAADLSNLDVLVDAGLRSVGLVWSRPNAFARGVPFVHGSTPDHGPGLTDAGRTLVRACNDRGLIVDCAHLNAAGVRDVLAETEHPPVVSHAGVHEICPSSRNLTDGQLRAIADRDGIVGLTFATRFLHPDGDDDRDLPLSTLLDHLDHAVDVAGVEHVGLGSDFDGATVLSSVEDVAGLPGLFDAIEARGYSRRECVLLAHGNWRRVLAATWGD; encoded by the coding sequence ATGGGTGAGGACACCGTCGGATACCGCGTCGTCGACGGACACAACGACGTGCTGTTGCGCGTTTACGAGGAGCTGCTCGAGGGATCGGAGGACGAGCCGGCGATTCCCGGCGGCGATGTCGGATCGTTCCTCGAGGGTCGTGACGGACACGTCGATCTCCCTCGCGCGCTCGACGGTGGGTTGGCTGCCGGCTTCTTCGCCGCGTTCGTCTCCAACGACCTCGATCCGGATTCACTCGATCTCTCCGCGGTCGACTTCGACGCCGGCGACGTACCGCCGCCGGTGGATCCGGCGGTGGCGGCACGCGCGACTCGCGCCCAACTCGCTTTGCTTTCCCGGTGGGCCGCCGCGGACGACCGGTTCCGGATCGTGGATTCGATCGCGGATTTCGACGCCTGCCTGGCCGGCGACTGCGTGGGGGCGATCCCGCACGTCGAGGGTGCAGGCGGAATCGCAGCCGACCTGTCGAACCTCGACGTCCTCGTCGACGCGGGGCTCCGGTCGGTCGGGCTCGTCTGGAGCCGACCGAACGCGTTCGCTCGCGGGGTGCCGTTCGTCCACGGATCGACCCCCGACCACGGCCCCGGCCTCACGGACGCCGGACGGACGCTGGTCCGGGCGTGCAACGACCGGGGGCTAATCGTCGACTGTGCCCACCTCAACGCGGCCGGCGTTCGGGACGTATTGGCCGAAACGGAGCACCCGCCGGTCGTGAGCCACGCTGGAGTTCACGAAATCTGTCCCTCCTCGCGGAACCTGACCGACGGACAGTTGCGGGCGATCGCCGACCGCGACGGGATCGTCGGGCTCACGTTCGCGACCCGGTTTCTCCACCCGGACGGCGACGACGATCGGGATCTCCCGCTTTCGACCCTCCTCGATCACCTGGATCACGCCGTCGACGTCGCCGGCGTCGAGCACGTCGGTCTCGGTTCGGACTTCGATGGCGCGACGGTGCTTTCGTCCGTCGAGGACGTCGCCGGACTCCCCGGACTGTTCGACGCGATCGAGGCGCGCGGATACAGCCGCCGGGAGTGTGTGTTGCTCGCCCACGGGAACTGGCGGCGGGTGCTGGCTGCGACCTGGGGCGATTGA
- a CDS encoding NosD domain-containing protein, producing the protein MSWSTPRSLAVAGIVLALLFGLGTLGLFVVDAGATETEPVPFDETVTVGLTSETAATLDENVSLPRVQVFYSQYRYVTGYYGVGTYADVSSQPGHDAQFGYPMAVHVTDYAGTGIRLDEDGYPAPMRTPGWVAADEAVYVVESDARSPDGGATVPFSNRGEAEAFVHDHGGEVVDWETALDRSEERSGAESVRKSVDDRRVQADTEVDSRTQLLDEEARPVSVVVGEDADTIQAAVDAAEPNTTVVVPPGTYEEHVEIDRPITLVGVDGNGSRVHLSGDGNGTVIRITADRAAVAGVAISGVGNETRDPDAVPTDAWDANVELGYGHGDAGIAAVDAADVLIAGVAVDTPANGILLRDSPGAVVRDVDVVGADEWLDGFMGVMVMRSPAVVENSTFAGGRDGVYTHRSHGAVVRNNSMDGMRYGVHLMHTDDALIADNVVRGGAFGGITIMTDPAGNAIVGNDVTNSSTGISPSGSDVYVAENVLVDNDRGMSTATRTSLYEHNVLANNDVGARVSSILPTNRIVANDFVGNERHVYASGIGPLRIWTHDGAGNYWDGALGDLDGVNEPGDATTLSREYVATDPVDERLGRTAGATTLARSPAVGALRSLSDAVPGLKTGGVVDVAPRGSPANPEVLERAKLLEWIDDTETAADTGSEKTEDRTEEER; encoded by the coding sequence GTGTCGTGGAGTACTCCCCGGTCGCTCGCGGTGGCCGGGATCGTTCTGGCGCTGCTTTTCGGACTCGGAACACTCGGACTGTTCGTCGTCGACGCCGGCGCGACCGAAACCGAGCCGGTTCCGTTCGACGAGACAGTTACAGTCGGGCTGACGAGCGAAACCGCCGCGACGCTCGATGAAAACGTCTCCCTTCCCAGGGTCCAGGTGTTTTACTCGCAGTACCGGTACGTCACCGGCTACTACGGCGTCGGGACGTACGCCGACGTGAGCAGCCAGCCGGGACACGACGCCCAGTTCGGCTACCCGATGGCCGTCCACGTCACCGATTATGCGGGCACCGGGATCCGCCTCGACGAGGACGGCTATCCCGCACCCATGCGAACGCCGGGATGGGTCGCCGCCGACGAGGCCGTCTACGTCGTCGAAAGCGACGCCCGAAGCCCCGACGGGGGCGCTACCGTCCCGTTCTCGAACCGGGGTGAGGCGGAGGCGTTCGTCCACGATCACGGCGGTGAGGTGGTCGACTGGGAAACCGCGCTCGACCGGAGCGAGGAACGATCGGGCGCCGAGAGCGTCCGAAAGTCGGTCGACGATCGCAGGGTCCAGGCCGACACCGAGGTCGACTCCCGGACCCAATTGCTCGACGAGGAGGCCCGCCCCGTCTCCGTCGTCGTCGGCGAGGACGCCGACACGATCCAGGCTGCCGTCGACGCCGCCGAACCGAACACGACGGTGGTCGTCCCGCCCGGGACCTACGAGGAGCACGTCGAGATCGACCGCCCGATCACCCTCGTCGGCGTCGACGGGAACGGCTCGCGGGTTCACCTCAGCGGCGACGGCAACGGAACGGTGATCCGGATCACCGCCGACCGGGCCGCTGTGGCCGGCGTGGCAATCTCGGGGGTAGGAAACGAAACCCGGGATCCCGACGCGGTCCCGACGGACGCCTGGGACGCCAACGTGGAGCTGGGGTACGGCCACGGGGACGCCGGGATCGCCGCCGTGGACGCCGCGGACGTGCTGATCGCCGGAGTCGCCGTCGACACGCCCGCAAACGGGATCCTGCTGCGGGACAGCCCCGGTGCAGTCGTCCGGGACGTCGACGTCGTCGGAGCCGACGAGTGGCTCGACGGCTTCATGGGGGTGATGGTGATGCGCTCGCCTGCAGTCGTCGAGAACTCGACGTTCGCCGGCGGCCGGGACGGCGTGTACACACACCGCTCTCACGGGGCGGTCGTGCGCAACAACTCGATGGACGGGATGCGATACGGCGTTCACCTGATGCACACCGACGACGCGCTGATCGCTGACAACGTCGTCAGGGGTGGCGCGTTCGGCGGCATCACGATCATGACTGATCCCGCCGGGAACGCGATCGTCGGCAACGACGTCACGAACAGCTCGACCGGGATCTCCCCGTCGGGGAGCGACGTCTACGTCGCCGAAAACGTGCTCGTCGACAACGACCGCGGGATGTCGACGGCGACCCGGACGTCGCTGTACGAACACAACGTCCTGGCGAACAACGACGTGGGCGCGCGGGTGTCGAGCATTCTCCCGACGAATCGGATCGTCGCGAACGACTTCGTCGGGAACGAACGGCACGTGTACGCGAGCGGGATCGGACCGCTCCGGATCTGGACCCACGACGGTGCCGGGAACTACTGGGACGGCGCGCTCGGCGACCTGGACGGGGTGAACGAGCCCGGTGATGCGACGACGCTTTCACGCGAGTACGTCGCCACGGATCCAGTCGACGAACGACTCGGCCGGACCGCCGGGGCGACGACGTTGGCTCGCTCCCCGGCTGTTGGCGCGCTGCGGTCGCTTTCCGACGCCGTTCCCGGTCTCAAAACCGGTGGCGTCGTCGACGTCGCTCCGCGTGGCTCCCCTGCAAACCCGGAGGTACTGGAGAGGGCGAAACTGCTCGAGTGGATCGACGACACGGAGACAGCAGCCGACACCGGGTCGGAGAAAACGGAAGACCGAACCGAGGAGGAACGATGA
- a CDS encoding helix-turn-helix domain-containing protein, protein MSDSVAEVLRNELECEGLLECFHGLNSLDERCFRTIAESDEPLTVDEIADRVDRERSTVYRSIQRLYDAGFLRKEQINYDQGGYYHVYRPAEPERIASNLRRMLNDWYAQMGQLIHEFETEYGRREGAGYGRREESGNPEDGTGSDRDVREPYQRG, encoded by the coding sequence ATGTCCGACTCCGTGGCAGAGGTCCTCAGAAACGAACTGGAGTGTGAGGGGTTGCTCGAGTGTTTCCACGGGTTGAACTCGCTGGACGAGCGGTGTTTCCGGACGATCGCCGAAAGCGACGAGCCGCTCACGGTCGACGAGATAGCCGATCGCGTCGACAGGGAGCGATCGACCGTGTATCGCTCCATCCAGCGGCTGTACGACGCCGGGTTCCTCCGCAAAGAGCAGATCAACTACGATCAGGGTGGATACTATCACGTCTACAGGCCGGCCGAGCCCGAGCGCATCGCTTCGAACCTCCGACGGATGCTCAACGACTGGTACGCCCAGATGGGACAGCTGATCCACGAGTTCGAAACGGAGTACGGACGACGAGAAGGGGCAGGATACGGACGACGGGAAGAATCAGGGAACCCGGAGGACGGCACCGGTTCCGACCGGGACGTTCGAGAACCATACCAGAGGGGCTAA
- a CDS encoding ABC transporter ATP-binding protein gives MTETEREQTDEPVLAAENLTHSYGDVAVLDGVTLEIPEGRFTALIGPNGAGKTTLLRLLVGLERPDGGRIRYDGPDRPRRIGYLPQRPAFRPEFTAAETLYFYESLLGVPEPQPRAHLERVGLAAAADRPVGALSGGMRQLLGIAQAVIGDPPVVVLDEPAHGLDPGMRSRIFGAIEELAARGVAVLATTHDLNAVERSGDRIGVLDRGRVVRVGTPAALRDELGVETLTEAYDASVAGAAGTVYVEESGGEQQ, from the coding sequence ATGACCGAAACGGAACGCGAACAGACCGACGAGCCGGTCCTGGCCGCCGAAAACCTCACCCACAGCTACGGCGACGTCGCCGTCCTCGACGGTGTCACCCTCGAAATCCCGGAGGGGAGATTCACCGCCCTTATCGGGCCCAACGGCGCGGGAAAGACCACCCTGTTGCGGCTGCTCGTGGGGCTGGAACGTCCCGATGGTGGGCGGATACGCTACGACGGTCCGGACCGACCGCGCCGGATCGGCTACCTCCCACAGCGACCGGCGTTCCGTCCGGAGTTTACGGCCGCGGAGACGCTGTACTTTTACGAGTCGTTGCTCGGCGTCCCGGAGCCGCAGCCGCGTGCACACCTCGAACGTGTCGGGCTGGCTGCGGCTGCCGATCGTCCGGTCGGCGCTCTCTCCGGCGGAATGCGCCAGCTGCTCGGGATCGCACAGGCAGTGATCGGTGACCCACCGGTCGTCGTCCTGGACGAGCCCGCCCACGGGCTGGATCCGGGGATGCGATCCCGGATCTTCGGTGCCATCGAAGAGCTCGCGGCGCGGGGGGTTGCAGTTCTCGCGACGACCCACGACCTGAACGCGGTCGAGCGCAGTGGGGACCGCATCGGGGTGCTCGACCGCGGGCGTGTCGTCCGCGTCGGGACGCCCGCGGCACTGCGGGACGAACTCGGAGTAGAAACGCTGACCGAGGCGTACGACGCCTCCGTCGCCGGCGCCGCAGGAACCGTCTACGTCGAGGAATCCGGAGGTGAACAACAGTGA
- a CDS encoding preprotein translocase subunit Sec61beta has translation MSGNQGGLMSSAGLVRYFDAEDRNAITIDPKTLIAFALLFGVFVQVLSLTV, from the coding sequence ATGAGCGGTAATCAAGGCGGACTGATGTCGAGTGCCGGTCTCGTTCGGTACTTCGATGCCGAAGACCGGAACGCCATCACGATCGATCCGAAGACGCTGATCGCCTTCGCGCTCCTGTTCGGCGTCTTCGTGCAGGTCCTTTCCCTTACTGTCTGA